From a single Aestuariibius sp. HNIBRBA575 genomic region:
- the fdhF gene encoding formate dehydrogenase subunit alpha — translation MSDTIRFTLDGQEVEAQPGETIWEVANGRGLIIPHLCHKPAPGYRPDGNCRACMVEIEGERTLAASCIREPGEGMVVTTNNARATNARKMVVELLLADQPAQDVSHDQGSHLWDMANANDISESRFPAQEPDHIPLLDDSHVAMSVNLDACIQCGLCVRACREVQVNDVIGMSGRGHNAYPTFDLADPMGASTCVACGECVQACPTGALMPAAVVDENQIGNSKDFDSETESVCPFCGVGCKVSLKVKDNKVKSVEGINGPANEGRLCVKGRFGFDYIHHPHRLTKPLIRRDDAPAKGLNVDPGNLGTHFREATWEEAMDLAAKGLIKLREEKTTNVAGFGSAKCTNEEAYLFQKFIRQGFGHNNVDHCTRLCHASSVTALIENVGSGAVTATFNEIKNADVAIVIGSNPIENHPVAATYFKQFVKRGGKLIVMDPRGVGLRRFADEMVQFRPGADVSMLNAIMHVIVQEGLYDSAYIEKWTENWDAEKEHLKAFSPEAMSEICGVEPDQLRRVARTFANANAGLIFWGMGVSQHIHGTDNSRCLISLALMTGNVGKPGAGLHPLRGQNNVQGASDAGLMPMFLPDYQSVTSDDVREKFTGVWDSEDFSNEKGLTVTEIVDQVYAGNIKGMYIQGENPAMSDPDVEHARDAFAKLELLIVQDIFLTETANYADIILPASALYEKNGTVSNTNRQVQRVRPAVTPPGEAREDWAITVELAQRIGLNWDYTDVSQVFAEMKRTMKSLDNITWERLETETVTYPSLSPTDPGQPIVFGDGFPRAEGRAKFTPASVIAPDEAPDTDYPMILTTGRQLEHWHTGSMTRRSLVLDAVEPEANCSLHPGTLRQMGVEPGDMVRLTTRRGSIDIMARADRAIAPDMVFVPFAYVEAAANVLTNPAIDPYGKIPEFKFAAVKVEKIERVAAE, via the coding sequence ATGTCCGACACGATCCGATTCACACTTGATGGCCAAGAGGTCGAAGCCCAGCCCGGTGAAACCATTTGGGAAGTGGCCAATGGCCGCGGGCTGATCATTCCGCACCTGTGTCATAAACCGGCACCCGGTTATCGTCCCGACGGCAATTGCCGCGCCTGTATGGTGGAAATCGAAGGCGAACGCACATTGGCGGCGTCCTGTATCCGTGAACCGGGCGAAGGCATGGTGGTCACCACCAACAATGCGCGCGCAACCAATGCCCGCAAAATGGTGGTTGAGCTGTTGCTGGCGGATCAACCTGCCCAAGACGTGTCGCATGATCAGGGATCACATCTGTGGGATATGGCCAACGCCAACGACATTTCCGAAAGCCGGTTCCCCGCCCAAGAGCCCGATCATATCCCGTTGCTGGATGACAGCCACGTTGCCATGTCGGTCAATCTGGATGCGTGTATCCAATGTGGTCTATGCGTGCGCGCCTGTCGCGAAGTGCAGGTCAACGATGTAATCGGCATGTCCGGGCGCGGTCACAATGCCTATCCGACATTTGATCTGGCCGACCCTATGGGCGCCTCAACCTGTGTGGCCTGTGGTGAATGTGTGCAGGCCTGCCCAACCGGGGCTTTGATGCCGGCTGCGGTGGTTGATGAAAACCAAATCGGCAACAGCAAAGATTTCGACAGTGAAACCGAAAGCGTCTGCCCGTTCTGCGGCGTCGGCTGCAAGGTCAGCCTGAAGGTCAAAGACAACAAGGTGAAATCCGTTGAGGGTATCAACGGCCCCGCCAACGAGGGCCGCCTGTGTGTCAAAGGCCGGTTCGGATTTGACTACATCCACCACCCCCATCGCCTGACCAAACCACTGATCCGTCGCGATGACGCCCCCGCCAAAGGTCTGAACGTCGATCCCGGCAATCTGGGTACTCATTTCCGCGAAGCCACATGGGAAGAGGCGATGGATTTGGCCGCCAAGGGGCTGATCAAGCTGCGCGAAGAGAAAACCACAAACGTTGCTGGTTTTGGCTCTGCCAAATGTACCAACGAAGAGGCGTATCTGTTCCAGAAATTCATCCGTCAGGGTTTTGGTCATAACAATGTCGATCACTGCACACGGCTGTGTCATGCCTCATCTGTGACGGCGTTGATCGAAAATGTTGGGTCTGGCGCGGTGACTGCGACATTCAACGAAATCAAAAACGCCGATGTGGCGATTGTCATTGGGTCCAACCCGATTGAAAACCACCCGGTTGCGGCGACCTATTTCAAACAATTCGTCAAACGCGGCGGTAAATTGATTGTCATGGATCCGCGCGGCGTTGGTCTGCGTCGGTTTGCCGATGAAATGGTCCAATTCCGCCCCGGCGCGGATGTGTCGATGCTGAATGCGATCATGCATGTGATCGTCCAAGAGGGCCTGTATGACAGTGCCTATATCGAAAAATGGACCGAAAACTGGGACGCTGAAAAAGAACACCTGAAAGCGTTCAGCCCAGAAGCCATGTCCGAAATCTGTGGCGTTGAACCGGACCAATTGCGCCGGGTTGCGCGCACCTTTGCCAATGCCAATGCCGGCCTGATTTTCTGGGGTATGGGCGTGTCACAACACATCCACGGCACGGATAATTCTCGCTGCCTGATCAGCCTTGCGCTGATGACGGGCAATGTTGGCAAACCGGGCGCGGGTCTGCACCCGCTGCGGGGGCAAAACAACGTACAAGGTGCCTCTGATGCGGGGCTGATGCCGATGTTCCTGCCCGATTACCAATCGGTCACCAGCGATGATGTGCGTGAAAAATTCACCGGCGTTTGGGACAGCGAAGATTTCAGCAACGAAAAGGGCCTGACCGTCACCGAAATCGTTGATCAGGTTTATGCGGGCAATATCAAAGGCATGTATATTCAGGGTGAAAACCCCGCCATGTCCGACCCGGATGTGGAACATGCGCGCGATGCGTTTGCCAAACTGGAATTGCTGATCGTGCAGGACATTTTCCTGACCGAAACGGCCAATTATGCGGACATTATCCTGCCTGCTTCGGCGCTCTATGAAAAGAACGGGACGGTGTCCAACACCAACCGTCAGGTCCAACGGGTCCGCCCCGCCGTGACCCCACCCGGCGAGGCACGCGAAGATTGGGCCATCACCGTTGAACTGGCGCAGCGGATCGGACTGAACTGGGATTACACCGATGTCAGCCAGGTCTTTGCGGAAATGAAACGCACGATGAAGTCGCTGGATAACATCACCTGGGAACGGCTAGAGACCGAAACAGTGACCTACCCGTCCCTAAGCCCGACCGATCCCGGCCAACCGATTGTGTTTGGGGATGGCTTCCCACGCGCAGAGGGCCGGGCGAAATTCACGCCTGCTTCTGTGATTGCCCCGGACGAAGCCCCGGACACGGATTATCCGATGATCCTGACCACCGGGCGACAGCTGGAACATTGGCACACTGGGTCCATGACCCGGCGATCCTTGGTTTTGGACGCGGTGGAACCCGAAGCAAACTGTTCTCTGCATCCCGGCACCCTGCGCCAAATGGGGGTCGAACCGGGCGATATGGTGCGCCTGACAACCCGGCGCGGATCGATTGACATCATGGCCCGCGCAGATCGCGCCATCGCCCCTGATATGGTGTTTGTTCCCTTCGCCTATGTCGAAGCTGCGGCCAATGTTTTGACCAATCCGGCGATTGATCCATACGGTAAAATTCCGGAATTTAAGTTCGCAGCGGTCAAAGTTGAGAAGATCGAACGGGTCGCTGCCGAGTAA
- a CDS encoding AMP-binding protein yields the protein MTHSSAPNAVPDSIPALLARNVAAHGGKAAYREKEFGIWQSWTWAEAAEEIDALAMGLIAIGLNEGDHVAIIGRNRPAMYWSMIAAQKAGAVPVPLYQDAVAEEMAYVLEHCGARFVIAGDQEQVDKVIEVQETVHGIDQIIYVDKRGLRKYDHTHMNAMEDVQAEGRAGHFRLEPLMQERVAKLTLDSKCVMLYTSGTTGRPKGVVMSNRNIIETSRNSSEFDHLRAGDEVLAYLPMAWVGDFIFSIGQAMWTGFCVNCPESASTMKTDMREIGPTYFFAPPQVFESHLTEVMIRMEDASKLKQWLFHHYMDVARRVGPKILDGSNVGGLDRLRYALGKLFIYGPLKNTLGLSRVRVGYTAGEAIGPELFSFYRSLGINLKQLYGQTEASVFITQQPDGQVRSDTVGVPSPGVELKIEDSGEVFYRSPGTFVEYYKNPESTASTKDAEGWVATGDAGFIEKSSGHLRIIDRIKDVGKMANGSMFAPKFVENKLKFFPNVLEAVMFGNGRDNCVAFINIDLTAVGNWAERNNIAYASYQELSQNEQVLETIREHVEEVNKSVAQDEMLNGCQVHRFLVLHKELDADDGEMTRTRKVRRRIVEEKFSDLITGLYSGAADVYTETEVTYEDGRKGAIKATLKLMDAKTFPATGTIGMAAE from the coding sequence GTGACACATTCATCTGCGCCCAATGCGGTGCCAGACTCAATTCCAGCTCTGCTGGCACGCAACGTAGCCGCACACGGGGGCAAAGCCGCCTATCGTGAAAAGGAATTCGGGATCTGGCAGAGCTGGACTTGGGCAGAAGCTGCTGAGGAAATCGATGCATTGGCGATGGGGCTGATTGCAATCGGATTGAACGAAGGCGACCACGTCGCGATTATCGGGCGCAATCGTCCGGCCATGTATTGGTCGATGATTGCCGCACAGAAAGCGGGCGCCGTACCCGTGCCGCTGTATCAGGACGCGGTTGCCGAAGAAATGGCATATGTTCTGGAACATTGTGGCGCACGGTTTGTGATCGCAGGGGATCAGGAACAGGTCGATAAGGTGATCGAAGTACAGGAAACTGTGCATGGGATCGACCAGATCATCTATGTCGATAAACGCGGTTTGCGCAAATACGACCACACACACATGAACGCGATGGAAGATGTCCAAGCCGAAGGTCGTGCCGGGCATTTCCGTCTGGAACCTCTGATGCAGGAACGCGTTGCCAAGCTGACGCTCGATAGCAAATGTGTGATGCTTTATACTTCTGGCACCACCGGCCGCCCCAAAGGCGTGGTGATGTCCAACAGAAACATCATCGAAACATCGCGCAATTCGTCAGAGTTTGACCATTTGCGCGCCGGTGACGAAGTGCTGGCCTATTTGCCGATGGCATGGGTTGGGGATTTCATTTTCTCGATCGGTCAGGCGATGTGGACGGGGTTCTGTGTGAACTGCCCAGAAAGCGCGTCGACGATGAAAACCGACATGCGTGAAATTGGGCCGACCTATTTCTTTGCGCCGCCACAAGTGTTTGAAAGCCATCTGACCGAAGTCATGATCCGCATGGAAGACGCCAGCAAGCTGAAGCAATGGCTGTTTCACCATTATATGGATGTTGCGCGTCGGGTTGGTCCGAAAATTCTTGATGGTAGCAATGTCGGCGGATTGGATCGTCTGCGCTATGCGCTGGGCAAACTTTTCATCTATGGCCCGCTCAAAAACACGCTTGGCCTTAGCCGCGTGCGCGTTGGTTACACCGCGGGCGAAGCAATCGGTCCTGAATTGTTCAGCTTTTACAGATCCTTGGGGATCAACCTAAAGCAGCTATATGGCCAGACCGAAGCCTCTGTTTTCATTACACAGCAACCTGATGGTCAGGTGCGTTCTGACACTGTTGGTGTGCCAAGTCCGGGTGTTGAGCTGAAAATCGAAGATTCAGGCGAAGTGTTCTACCGCTCGCCCGGGACTTTTGTGGAATATTACAAAAACCCCGAAAGCACCGCATCGACCAAAGATGCCGAAGGTTGGGTCGCGACTGGGGATGCCGGGTTTATCGAAAAATCCAGCGGCCATCTGCGGATCATCGACCGGATCAAAGACGTGGGCAAAATGGCCAATGGGTCCATGTTCGCGCCAAAATTCGTGGAAAACAAACTCAAGTTTTTCCCGAACGTTTTGGAAGCGGTCATGTTTGGCAACGGGCGCGACAATTGCGTGGCCTTTATCAATATCGACCTGACGGCAGTGGGCAACTGGGCAGAGCGCAACAACATCGCTTATGCGTCCTACCAAGAGCTGAGCCAGAATGAGCAAGTGTTGGAAACCATTCGCGAACATGTCGAAGAGGTGAACAAAAGCGTCGCCCAAGACGAGATGTTGAATGGGTGCCAAGTTCACCGGTTCTTGGTTTTGCACAAAGAGTTGGATGCGGATGACGGCGAAATGACCCGAACCCGCAAAGTGCGTCGCCGGATCGTAGAAGAGAAGTTTTCTGATTTGATTACAGGTCTCTATAGTGGCGCCGCCGACGTTTATACCGAAACCGAAGTCACCTACGAAGACGGTCGCAAAGGCGCGATCAAGGCGACACTGAAGCTGATGGATGCCAAAACATTCCCAGCGACAGGAACGATTGGGATGGCCGCGGAATGA
- a CDS encoding branched-chain amino acid ABC transporter permease, producing MFYREAGDFKTSYQEDSQTFPIKFDRYRYFFVLIVAFGVLPFLMNDYWASSFFVPFMIYAIAAIGLNILVGFGGQVSLGTGGFMAVGAYACYKLMTSFPEVSIIIHVILAGGITAGVGVLFGLPSLRIKGFYLAVATLAAQFFLVWLFNKVPWFYNYSASGQINAPERSVFGIIVTGPNTDAWAKYMICLIFLTVAALIARNLTRGSIGRKWMAIRDMDIAAEIIGVNPLTAKLTAFAVSSFFIGVSGALFFAVYLGAVEVGEAFGITKSFLVLFMIIIGGLGSIFGSFAGAAFLVLLPVVLKLVGVDLLGWPTDIVAHIQLVIVGGLIVLFLILEPHGLAQLWRVAKEKLRLWPFPH from the coding sequence ATGTTTTATCGTGAAGCGGGTGATTTCAAAACCTCATACCAAGAAGACAGCCAAACCTTTCCGATCAAGTTTGATCGCTACCGGTACTTCTTTGTTCTGATCGTCGCGTTCGGCGTGTTGCCATTCCTGATGAATGATTACTGGGCCAGCTCTTTCTTTGTGCCGTTCATGATCTACGCGATCGCGGCGATTGGTCTGAACATTCTGGTGGGTTTCGGTGGCCAAGTGTCGCTGGGAACCGGTGGATTTATGGCCGTGGGCGCCTATGCCTGCTATAAATTGATGACGTCCTTTCCTGAGGTGTCGATCATCATCCACGTCATTCTGGCAGGGGGCATAACCGCCGGTGTCGGGGTCCTGTTCGGCCTGCCAAGCCTGCGGATCAAAGGGTTCTATCTGGCTGTGGCAACGTTGGCAGCGCAGTTTTTCCTTGTGTGGTTGTTCAACAAGGTGCCGTGGTTCTACAACTATTCCGCATCTGGTCAGATCAACGCACCTGAACGCAGTGTTTTTGGGATCATCGTCACAGGGCCAAACACGGATGCGTGGGCCAAGTATATGATTTGCCTGATTTTCCTGACCGTTGCTGCACTGATTGCCCGCAACCTGACGCGGGGATCCATTGGACGTAAATGGATGGCGATCCGGGATATGGACATCGCGGCTGAAATCATCGGCGTGAACCCATTGACGGCCAAATTGACGGCCTTTGCGGTTAGCTCTTTCTTTATTGGGGTGTCCGGCGCGTTGTTCTTTGCGGTCTATCTGGGCGCTGTTGAAGTTGGCGAAGCGTTTGGCATCACCAAATCATTCCTGGTGTTGTTCATGATCATCATCGGCGGGCTTGGATCAATCTTTGGATCCTTTGCCGGGGCTGCGTTCCTGGTCTTGCTGCCGGTTGTGTTGAAACTGGTGGGCGTGGATCTGCTGGGCTGGCCGACAGATATCGTGGCGCACATCCAGCTGGTGATTGTGGGCGGCCTGATCGTGCTGTTCCTGATCCTTGAACCACATGGGCTGGCGCAATTGTGGCGCGTCGCCAAAGAAAAACTGAGACTCTGGCCGTTCCCACACTGA
- a CDS encoding histidine phosphatase family protein, with amino-acid sequence MGEIILVRHGQANSDAKDEESYDRLSELGHQQARWLGAYMASQGMEFDEVLAGSLRRHRETAAGMGYDSPQIDPRLNELDYFNLGHALEEVHGVPFPGPDDFATHAPQIMEAWHKAEIMGVETFASFENRVTSVLRKATQPGRKVLCVTSGGVIGMILRSLLDLDPTRMAHILLPIYNSSIHRIHVTPHGPFLAGFNAIPHLESDDRAHGRTHY; translated from the coding sequence ATGGGTGAAATTATTCTGGTCCGGCATGGTCAGGCGAACTCTGACGCCAAAGACGAAGAAAGCTATGATCGGCTGTCTGAACTGGGCCACCAACAGGCCCGGTGGCTGGGCGCGTATATGGCATCCCAAGGCATGGAATTCGACGAAGTTCTGGCCGGATCATTGCGCCGCCACCGCGAAACCGCTGCGGGAATGGGATATGACAGCCCACAAATTGATCCCCGCCTGAATGAGCTGGATTATTTCAACCTTGGCCACGCCTTAGAAGAGGTACATGGCGTGCCGTTCCCCGGGCCGGATGATTTTGCCACCCATGCGCCCCAAATCATGGAGGCCTGGCACAAAGCGGAAATCATGGGGGTGGAAACCTTTGCCAGTTTTGAAAACCGCGTCACCAGCGTTCTGCGCAAGGCAACCCAACCGGGCCGCAAAGTGCTGTGTGTGACATCCGGCGGCGTGATTGGCATGATCCTTCGTTCGCTTTTGGACCTAGACCCAACCCGCATGGCGCATATCCTACTGCCGATCTACAACTCATCGATCCACCGGATTCACGTCACACCGCATGGGCCGTTTCTGGCTGGGTTCAACGCCATTCCGCATCTGGAGTCCGATGACCGGGCGCATGGCCGCACACATTACTAG
- a CDS encoding glutathione S-transferase family protein, translating into MQFHYAPNTISLATALALIETETDVDYVRVDFAKAEQTSPAYLAINPKGRVPALVTDHGILTETGALLDYVAALNPDKNLIPDDPYTAAQMREVMWYLGTTMHVNHAHKMRGHRWADQDASLRDMTAKVAETMGASCAYLQDKIAGPYVVGDAVSLADFYLFTLCTWLPGDGVNIADYPTLSAHFDLMMTRPAVIKALEMGLFTKV; encoded by the coding sequence ATGCAGTTTCACTATGCTCCCAATACGATTTCCCTCGCGACGGCCTTGGCGTTGATCGAAACAGAAACCGATGTGGACTATGTCCGCGTCGATTTTGCCAAAGCCGAACAAACCAGCCCCGCCTATTTGGCCATCAATCCTAAGGGCCGCGTGCCCGCGCTGGTCACAGATCACGGCATTTTAACCGAAACCGGGGCGTTGTTGGATTACGTGGCGGCCCTGAACCCGGATAAAAACCTGATCCCTGACGATCCATATACCGCCGCCCAAATGCGCGAAGTCATGTGGTATCTAGGCACAACCATGCATGTGAACCACGCCCATAAAATGCGCGGCCATCGCTGGGCAGACCAAGACGCCTCGCTCCGTGATATGACCGCCAAAGTCGCTGAAACCATGGGCGCGTCTTGCGCCTATCTACAGGACAAAATCGCGGGGCCCTATGTGGTTGGCGACGCGGTGTCCTTGGCTGATTTTTATCTGTTCACCCTGTGCACATGGCTGCCCGGCGACGGCGTCAACATCGCAGATTACCCGACCTTATCCGCCCATTTCGACCTGATGATGACCCGTCCTGCGGTGATCAAAGCGCTGGAAATGGGCCTGTTTACAAAGGTATAA
- a CDS encoding ABC transporter ATP-binding protein translates to MTNTAESFVTPDGRTIGGVMMEMKNITLRFGGVVAIKDISFDIREGEIRAIIGPNGAGKSSMLNVISGFYHPQEGEVWYHGSKRPSMRPYQVAQQGIARTFQNIALFEGMSVLDNVMTGRLTHMKSGLFAQALWKGKAEREETANREVVEKIIDFLEIQAIRKTPVGRLPYGLKKRVELARALAAEPKLLLLDEPMAGMNVEEKEDMSRFILDVNDEFGTTIALIEHDMGVVMDLSDRVVVMDYGKKIGDGTPDEVRNNQDVIDAYLGVAHD, encoded by the coding sequence ATGACCAATACAGCAGAATCCTTTGTCACTCCGGACGGGCGCACCATTGGCGGCGTCATGATGGAAATGAAAAATATCACCCTGCGATTTGGCGGTGTGGTTGCGATCAAAGACATCTCTTTTGACATTCGCGAAGGCGAAATTCGCGCGATCATTGGGCCAAACGGCGCCGGGAAATCGTCGATGCTGAACGTAATCAGCGGGTTCTATCATCCGCAAGAAGGCGAAGTTTGGTATCACGGGTCAAAACGCCCATCGATGCGGCCCTATCAGGTGGCGCAACAGGGCATCGCCCGGACGTTCCAAAACATCGCCCTGTTCGAAGGCATGTCAGTGCTGGACAACGTGATGACCGGCCGTTTGACGCATATGAAATCCGGCCTGTTTGCCCAAGCGTTGTGGAAAGGCAAAGCCGAGCGAGAAGAAACCGCTAACCGGGAAGTCGTTGAAAAGATTATCGACTTTTTGGAAATCCAAGCCATTCGTAAAACCCCTGTTGGGCGTTTGCCTTATGGTTTGAAAAAACGTGTCGAATTGGCGCGTGCGCTGGCGGCGGAACCAAAGCTGTTGCTGTTGGATGAACCCATGGCGGGTATGAACGTCGAAGAAAAAGAGGACATGAGCCGCTTTATTCTGGATGTGAATGACGAATTTGGCACCACAATCGCCCTGATCGAACACGATATGGGTGTGGTGATGGATCTGTCCGACCGCGTGGTTGTGATGGATTACGGCAAAAAAATCGGCGACGGCACACCCGACGAGGTGCGCAATAACCAAGACGTCATCGACGCATATTTGGGGGTGGCACATGACTAA
- a CDS encoding branched-chain amino acid ABC transporter permease translates to MPTEFLYGVEVLLNGLMAGVLYALVALGFVLIYKASGIFNYAQGVMALFAALTLVGIMEGQIPFAHIINATFGTELHHFGWHAPALLAILLTVGVMVIFAWLVQQFIFRHLVGQEPIILFMATIGLAYFLEGVGDLMWGSEIKKLDVGLPQGGSIWLEEATAGLGDDKFYGFFIDKLDMVATLVAAILVIGLVIFSQYTKQGRAMRAVADDHQAALSVGISLNFIWVLVWSLAGFVALVAGIMWGAKSGVQFSLSLIALKALPVLMLGGFTSIPGAIVGGLIIGVGEKLFEFLIGAPFLGGATENWFAYVLALLFLVFRPQGLFGEKIIERV, encoded by the coding sequence ATGCCGACTGAATTTCTATATGGCGTCGAAGTCCTGCTGAACGGGCTCATGGCGGGTGTTCTTTATGCTCTGGTCGCGCTGGGTTTCGTTCTGATCTACAAAGCATCCGGAATTTTCAACTACGCCCAAGGGGTTATGGCGCTTTTCGCGGCGTTGACTTTGGTCGGTATAATGGAAGGGCAGATCCCATTTGCCCATATCATCAACGCCACATTTGGCACTGAGCTGCACCATTTCGGCTGGCATGCGCCTGCGTTACTGGCGATTTTGCTGACGGTTGGCGTGATGGTGATTTTCGCCTGGCTTGTGCAACAATTCATCTTTCGCCACTTGGTTGGGCAGGAACCGATTATTCTGTTCATGGCCACGATCGGGCTTGCTTACTTCTTAGAAGGTGTGGGCGATCTGATGTGGGGGTCTGAGATCAAGAAACTGGACGTGGGTCTGCCACAGGGTGGGTCTATATGGCTCGAAGAAGCGACAGCCGGTCTGGGTGACGATAAATTCTACGGGTTCTTTATCGATAAACTCGACATGGTGGCGACTTTGGTTGCGGCAATCCTGGTGATCGGGCTGGTGATTTTCAGCCAATACACAAAACAGGGCCGTGCAATGCGGGCTGTGGCGGATGACCACCAGGCGGCTCTGTCGGTTGGCATTTCCCTGAACTTTATCTGGGTTCTGGTGTGGTCGCTGGCCGGGTTCGTGGCGCTGGTTGCAGGCATCATGTGGGGTGCAAAATCCGGTGTGCAATTCTCGCTGTCTTTGATCGCACTTAAGGCGTTGCCGGTGCTGATGCTGGGCGGATTTACATCCATCCCCGGTGCCATTGTCGGCGGTTTGATCATCGGTGTCGGTGAAAAATTGTTCGAATTCCTGATCGGCGCGCCGTTCCTTGGGGGGGCCACTGAAAACTGGTTCGCCTATGTTCTGGCACTGTTGTTCCTCGTCTTCCGGCCTCAGGGTCTGTTCGGCGAAAAGATCATCGAAAGGGTCTAA
- a CDS encoding ABC transporter substrate-binding protein has translation MKMTKLAAVAVAGAVSAGVASADLVIPDLSYRTGPYAAGGIPFSDGYQDYFALLNARDGGIGGEAIRLIECETGYNTEKGVECYESTKGEGALVYQPLSTGITYQLIPRTEVDGIPLHTMGYGRTSAANGEIFRNVFNYPANYWDAASVAVNYLSDENGGSLEGKTIALLYHNSAYGKEPIRTLEILSEQMGFELTQLAVDHPGQEQKSQWLQIRRERPDYVLMWGWGVMNQVAIQEAANVNFPMENFIGNWWSGAEHDVIPAGDAANGYKSLNMNRIGELPVFAEIQTHVVDAGNAAGDGSNVGSVLYTRGMYAAILAAEAIAKAQEIHGVSDITPAMMRDGMEALEMTAARMDELGAPGVGPEFSVSCSDHGGSGMGIVQQWDASAMQWNALTDYLESDQSVIAPLVAEDSAAFAAENNITAGCN, from the coding sequence ATGAAAATGACCAAACTTGCAGCCGTGGCTGTGGCAGGCGCCGTAAGCGCCGGTGTAGCATCCGCAGATCTGGTGATCCCAGATTTGTCTTACCGGACAGGCCCATACGCCGCGGGCGGGATTCCTTTCTCGGACGGTTATCAGGACTACTTTGCCCTGCTGAACGCCCGTGATGGCGGGATCGGCGGCGAAGCCATTCGCCTGATCGAATGCGAAACCGGCTATAACACCGAAAAAGGTGTGGAATGCTACGAAAGCACCAAAGGCGAAGGCGCGCTGGTTTATCAACCGCTGTCCACAGGTATCACCTATCAGCTGATCCCACGTACCGAAGTTGACGGCATTCCGCTTCATACGATGGGCTATGGCCGTACATCTGCGGCGAACGGCGAAATCTTCCGTAATGTGTTCAACTATCCTGCGAACTACTGGGATGCGGCATCGGTTGCTGTGAACTATCTGAGCGATGAAAACGGTGGCAGCCTAGAAGGCAAAACCATCGCGCTGCTGTATCACAACTCTGCTTACGGTAAGGAACCAATCCGCACGCTGGAAATTCTGTCCGAACAGATGGGTTTTGAATTGACCCAACTGGCTGTTGACCACCCCGGTCAGGAACAGAAATCACAGTGGCTTCAGATCCGTCGCGAACGTCCTGATTACGTTCTGATGTGGGGCTGGGGCGTGATGAACCAAGTTGCGATCCAAGAAGCGGCCAACGTGAACTTTCCTATGGAAAACTTCATCGGCAACTGGTGGTCCGGTGCGGAACATGACGTGATCCCTGCGGGTGACGCGGCCAACGGCTACAAATCGTTGAACATGAACCGTATTGGCGAATTGCCGGTCTTTGCTGAAATCCAGACACATGTTGTGGATGCGGGCAATGCAGCGGGTGACGGATCAAATGTTGGGTCCGTTCTGTACACACGCGGCATGTATGCAGCGATCCTAGCGGCCGAAGCGATTGCAAAGGCTCAGGAAATCCACGGTGTTTCCGACATTACCCCAGCGATGATGCGCGACGGTATGGAAGCGTTGGAAATGACAGCTGCGCGGATGGACGAACTGGGTGCGCCCGGTGTTGGTCCTGAATTCTCCGTGTCCTGTTCTGATCACGGTGGGTCCGGTATGGGCATCGTTCAGCAATGGGACGCAAGTGCCATGCAGTGGAATGCTCTGACTGATTATCTGGAATCAGATCAATCCGTTATCGCGCCATTGGTGGCCGAAGATTCCGCTGCCTTTGCTGCGGAAAACAACATCACCGCTGGCTGTAACTAA